tgaaattcgttacacagtttgttatttatctatatggaatatggaaaaatattgggtctaaaatatttatgtatcagGCTCGGCTTCCCCGCGCCCGATCCTTGCCTGATACAAATTTATTTTACGCtacagcatgacacaaaaatctctcaTGTAATAGGAGACCGGAATGTGTAGGTAATCAAACATGTCATTTTGGGACGAAGTGTCTTTTCACGGAAATAGGTCTGGTATTCCAGACTGGTCGACAAATATTGGGATACTTCTGCTGACTGAAGCTACAACACGACGATAGACGTTTTTGTGTTCTAACAAAGCTGAAGGGaccatacatacatgttttcATTTACAGGTATACTTTTGACGTGACATGAATATGCTATTGTATGACGAAGTGGCCCTCTTTTGGACGGACTTCCAAGATTGTTTTAGTCTTTTACCAATAGCGTAAGTATTGTATCAAAACATCGAAACataaaaagataaatgaaatagaCAACTACATTGTATCATCCTGTATTTTGAGAGAATGAATTCATATAGAAAAGATCATTTTAAATGACAGGTTCTTCTTTAACGCCTTTGAATAAATAATAGTTATTAAATTTACTTGGTATTTTCTACTAAAACGCAATATTACTTGCATATTAACTTGTCTGGAAAAAAGTATGTCTGATTTTTATGGATCCATATAAACTGTCCACAAATTGTCAGGAAATACCATAATGTATTACGCTTGagcatatttataaataaattatgtaatcaAATCTGTCAATGCGTGATTGTTTTAATCAAACATGTTATAGCATATATCTTAATGTTCAATATCATAATAGATAGGATAGGATGTGAAAGTTAGGAATGCTGTTTTTAACTATTTTGAAAGTGTGCATTTATAATGACCTATCAAAAAGTATGTAGAATCCCTTCAGCTTTATTAGAACACAAAAACTGCTATCGTTGTGTTGTAGCTTCAGTCAGCAGAACATCCCATTATTTGTCTGCCATTCTGGAATACCAGATCTACCAGACACTTTCCCCGAAATGACATTCTTGATTACCTATCTCCTATTACACGAGAAAACAGCGTGACATATTTTCATTTggagagatttttgtgtcattatgttatgtacaaaatatcgtgacacatttactttactagagatttttgtgtcatgctgtttactgtacaattatcggtacacatttactttactagagatttttgtgtcatgctgtttactgtacaattatcggtacacatttactttactagagatttttgtgtcatgctgtttactgtacaattatcggtacacatttactttactagagatttttgtgtcatgctgtttactgtacaaattatcggtacacatttactttactagagatttttgtgtcatgctgtttactgtacaattatcggtacacatttactttactagagatttttgtgtcatgctgtttactgtacaaattatcggtacacatttatTTCTAGAGATTTTGTTttgctgtttactgtacaaattatcggtacacattatctttactagagatttttgtgtcttgctgtttactgtacaattatcggtacacatttactttactagagatttttgtgtcatgctgtttactgtacaaattatcgtacacatttactttataGAGACTGTACAATTAGAGATTTTTAGagtgtcatgctgtttactgtacaaattatcggtacacatttactttactaagatttttgtgtcatgctgtttactgtacaatttatcggtacacatttactttactagagatttttgtgtctgctgtttactgtacaaattatcggtacacatttactttactagagatttttgtgtcatgctgtttagTACAAATTAtcgtacacatttactttactagagatttttgtgtcatgctgtttactgtacaaattatcggtactTTACTGAGATTTTGTGTTGCTGTTACTGTACAAATTCGGTACAcattactttactagagatttttgtgtcattgttgtacaatatcgtacacatttactttactagagatttttgtgtcatgctgtttactgtacaaattttCGGTACAtccatttactttactagagatttttgtgttttgctgtttactgtacaaattatcggtacacatttactttactagagatttttgtgtcatgctgtttactgtacaaattatcggtacacatttactttactagagatttttgtgttttgctgtttactgtacaaattatcggtacacatttactttactagagattttttgtgtcatgctgtttactgtacaaattatcgtacatttactttactagagatttttgtgttttgctgtttactgtacaatttatcggtacacatttactttactagagatttttgtgtcatgctgtttactgtacaaattatcggtacacatttactttactagagatttttgtgttgctgtttactgtacaaattatcgtacacatttactttactagagatttttgtgtcatgctgtttactgtacaaattatcggtacacatttactttactagagatttttgtgtcatgctgtttactgtacaaattatcggtactcatttactttactagagatttttgtgtcttgctgtttactgtacaaattatcggtacacatttactttactagagatttttgtgtcatgctgtttactgtacaaattatcggtacacatttactttactagagatttttgtgtcttgctgtttactgtacaattatcggtacacatttactttactagattTTTTCTGCTGTTACTGTACAATATCGGTAAcatttactagagatttttgttcatgctgtttactgtacaaattatcggtacacatttactttactagagatttttgtaacatgctgtttactgtacaaattatcggtacacatttactttactatagatttttgtgtcatgctgtttactgtacaagttatcggtacacatttactttactagagatttttgtgtcatgctgtttactgtacaaattatcggtacacatttactttactagagatttttgtgtcatgctgtttactgtacaaattatcggtacacatttactttacttgagatttttgtgtcatagTATTGCTGTTCAACAGCGtgacacatttactttactataCATTTGTGTCAAGCTGCTATCGGCCATCGTATGTTTCACATCTTATGTGTACaagtacttgaacataacttaaatgataaaaaattgtcGTTTGTTACTCTCCAACTTCAGTTCAAGGTAAGGAAATTACATAGAGACAAACTACAAAGAGTGATTTCAGCATATCGCGTTCAGTCAGTGAGTTGGATTATAGTCTGTATATACATTGCGGCCAGGTTATCTACAACGACATAGTATTGCCTTTAGGTGTTGATGACCCAATTTGTCCTCCGACAATGACCTGATgatacacatatacattttttaccGTACGACATGTGAGGTCATGTACCCTCAAACTCTGACACTTTATAGATTAGATAAGAGGTCACACAGTTATATGTTGATGTAGTCACTATTTAGAAGACATTCAGTAGCAATACATACGAGATATATCAAAACCTTTACGATGTGTGAGTGGGTAGAAGAAACAGATCCGGACGGTACACAtctgaaaacaaagaaatatgaaGGCAAACTTTATGTTAGTCTCATCCCTGGAAATATCAAGGATCACTTGGAAAAGGTGGAAGCCATGGAGGTCCGGGACGATGACACCTTTATAATGTCCTACCCAAAGTCAGGTATGGATACTCTATATTTGTATCAAGATTTTAGGGTGGTTTTGTGGTTGATCCGATCATCctatttatatcatatacatgtacattgtaattataaaagaaacagaaatttatttgaaaatgtgaaatattttaggatctttaaggattaatttgtataattttttatgttatagagatataGCACAAAAATATGAGTATTCTCTTAAtaatgagagtacactcagatttttgtgttatatctccataacataaaaaaaattattcattcGCGGTTTGTTTCGCGATTTATGATGAGAGtgcactcagatttttgtgttatatctccataacataaaaaatattcaaattaatccttataattcaatttactaaagataatctcttcaatactccaaattcattttgggactcttttgtttatgaaatcattacgccgtcatttCAGCCAATTAGAAGCAAagtcacaaacggcgacgccatttttcctTGGGCTGATATAGTGAATTATTTAAgaaatagatgtttattttgttgaggttatgagggtataatgataatgaagcACGTGTAAATTCGCCGGGTTACATGAAATTTACatgggctccattatcattataccatCATAACctcaataaaataaacatatattccttatatttacagtttttcaagtaaatgaatattgttttttttcccgcggcagttgcatatgttttattaaaatacccatagttttttctctcccgtcatcgtcaacgaattcgactGAAcctcgagtcattcatatgttcccgccaaaagtaGGGCAATGACCCTACCTttctacgccatcgactattcacgtagcaatagaatcgccgcgcgtgttgtgctaacattatgcactgataatgataatactagatagcatggttattgagtccatgtcagtgtaaactgaaaatatgtAATAGAAATGTTTATTGACCTAATTATCTGCCAACAATGTATCCTGTTATTTACAGGAACACATTGGGTGTTCACGATTGCCAGTATGTTACGTTCTGGAAAATCTACCTACATTGGATCGCCACATTTCTTGGAATACAACGACATTGATATGTTAGACAAGCTACCATCTCCCAGACTTTTTGCCTCTCACATGACCTTTGACAGACTTCCTCGCCAGGTCAGGGAAGGGAAAGGAAAGGCGTTTGTTGTTTCCAGGAATCCTAAGGATGTAGCCGTTTCTTTGTTCTTATTCCTACAGAAGTTAACAAAGACTGATTTCCATGGATCATGGGAAGGATTTCTGAGGTTTTACGCTGAAGGCAAAAGTAAGGAAATACTACCAaccttttatatttttataaaggcATACGATTGTGCAAATATTGATTAAATACCTAAACCTCGTTTTCTCAATTATATCTCTAACAGatatgaataaaaatgaagtatgtttttatcaaaataacacaataGCATCATTTAGCAGTTACTTCGAAAAAGTAAGATTCAGAAGAATAGTGTGGTTATTGCATTAAACACTATAGATTAAGGTAATACCTACAAAAATCCAATTTGCGAAACCATGTCTGATATAAACTGTTTGACACCAAAAACTATTAAAAAGACTTTGTATAGTGTTTGCCGTTTTTTATTCCCCAAAGACAATATTTGTGATGTTGCTACTGTGTATGAAATGCTGAACGGGCCACTTATATGATAAAAAACACTTTGTCATGCTTGTGTAGCTGTTTTGAACGGTCCTATAACATTGCTTGATATGATACTTATTTCTATGTTTTATTAACTCGTTCAGACCAATACATCTATCAGCAGTTGTAAAATATATGTGATGAtactttgcatattacatagttaccCTCCTTTACGGATGGGTATCTatggtgacgtcattattttgtgagcgaaattcacgtATATATTCCttgaaaattatgacgttactttcaaaaacataagacgtcacaatcaatacctacaacAAGGGcagagataactctgtaatatgcaaatacagaattgatttatttttgtagtGGTATATGGGTCATGGTTCGACACCCTGTTTGCCTGGGAGAAGACAAAGACTACATACAAGGGAGACAATCTCATGTATCTGGTATACGAGGATATGAAGCAGGTGAGTGCCCGAATAAATATCGTACATCGcgtcctcgatacttcaggagttactatcactatcaatatATTTACCCCTGGATTATGCCATATCAATGCAAATGAATACGATTGATTTCATATTATGCAAGTTACAacagacattttatatttacacacaAGCACTATCACCGATTCCACCTGGGGAAAATTAATACTGTTGTTGgagtatatatgtgtttttc
The Argopecten irradians isolate NY chromosome 9, Ai_NY, whole genome shotgun sequence DNA segment above includes these coding regions:
- the LOC138331617 gene encoding amine sulfotransferase-like produces the protein MCEWVEETDPDGTHLKTKKYEGKLYVSLIPGNIKDHLEKVEAMEVRDDDTFIMSYPKSGTHWVFTIASMLRSGKSTYIGSPHFLEYNDIDMLDKLPSPRLFASHMTFDRLPRQVREGKGKAFVVSRNPKDVAVSLFLFLQKLTKTDFHGSWEGFLRFYAEGKMVYGSWFDTLFAWEKTKTTYKGDNLMYLVYEDMKQDLLSDVTKMASFLGVTYDKEFLEEVTDRCTFKTMAKTIMEEIKPQEQDFIKRVSEEKKLPIYRKGEVGDWKNYFTVAQSETFDKIYEERMKDAKCTFRFQ